Proteins from one Juglans microcarpa x Juglans regia isolate MS1-56 chromosome 6S, Jm3101_v1.0, whole genome shotgun sequence genomic window:
- the LOC121237620 gene encoding glutathione S-transferase T1-like isoform X1 yields the protein MKLKVYADRMSQPSRAVIIFCKVNGIDFEEIKVDLSKRQHLSAEFKEINPMEKVPAIVDGRFKLFESHAILIYLACAFPRVADHWYPADVSRRAKIHSVLDWHHSNLRQAAASFVFNTVLAPALGFPLNPQAASQAEKLLSSSLSKIESIWLKGNGRFLLGGFQPSIADLSLICEIMQLEVLDEKDHSRILGPHKKVQQWIEDTRNATRPHFDEVHTILYKAKSKLAVQRSVRANSETEPSIRKLPSKM from the exons atgaagctgAAAGTGTACGCGGATCGGATGTCCCAGCCGTCTCGGGCCGTTATTATCTTCTGCAA GGTTAATGGTATAGACTTCGAGGAAATCAAAGTGGATCTGTCCAAACGCCAGCACTTGTCTGCAGAGTTCAaag AAATAAACCCTATGGAGAAAGTTCCAGCTATTGTTGATGGAAGATTTAAATTGTTTGAGAG tcaTGCGATTCTTATCTATCTTGCTTGTGCATTTCCTAGAGTCGCAGATCACTG GTATCCGGCTGATGTTTCCAGGAGAGCGAAGATCCACTCAGTATTGGATTGGCATCACTCTAATCTACGGCAGGCCGCAG cctcgtttgtttttaatacCGTTCTGGCACCAGCACTTGGGTTTCCCCTGAATCCACAAGCGGCTTCTCAAGCCGAGAAACTTCTATCCTCATCTCTGTCAAAAATAGAGTCCATTTGGCTCAAGGGGAATGGACGCTTCTTGCTGGGTGGCTTTCAACCATCCATAGCGGATCTTAGCCTCATTTGTGAGATTATGCAACTAGAG GTTTTGGATGAGAAGGATCACAGCCGTATACTAGGCCCACACAAGAAAGTTCAGCAGTGGATTGAGGATACAAGAAATGCAACAAGACCTCACTTTGATGAAGTACATACCATCCTCTATAAAGCCAAGTCAAAACTCGCAGTGCAGCGCTCAGTGCGTGCAAACAGTGAGACAGAGCCTAGCATAAGAAAGTTGCCTTCAAAGATGTGA
- the LOC121237574 gene encoding tubulin beta-5 chain-like: protein MREILHIQGGQCGNQIGAKFWEVVCTEHGIDPTGRYNGDTDLQLERVNVYYNEASCGRFVPRAVLMDLEPGTMDSLRSGPYGQIFRPDNFVFGQSGAGNNWAKGHYTEGAELIDSVLDVVRKEAENCDCLQGFQVCHSLGGGTGSGMGTLLISKIREEYPDRMMLTFSVFPSPKVSDTVVEPYNATLSVHQLVENADECMVLDNEALYDICFRTLKLTTPSFGDLNHLISATMSGVTCCLRFPGQLNSDLRKLAVNLIPFPRLHFFMVGFAPLTSRGSQQYRALTVPELTQQMWDAKNMMCAADPRHGRYLTASAMFRGKMSTKEVDEQMINVQNKNSSYFVEWIPNNVKSTVCDIPPTGLKMASTFIGNSTSIQEMFRRVSEQFTAMFRRKAFLHWYTGEGMDEMEFTEAESNMNDLVSEYQQYQDATADQEDEYEEEEGYEEEA from the exons atgcgTGAGATTCTTCACATCCAAGGGGGCCAGTGCGGGAACCAGATTGGGGCAAAGTTCTGGGAGGTGGTGTGCACCGAGCACGGGATTGATCCCACGGGTCGGTACAATGGCGACACGGATCTCCAGCTGGAGCGGGTCAACGTGTACTACAACGAAGCGAGCTGTGGGAGGTTCGTGCCCCGGGCGGTTCTCATGGATCTGGAGCCGGGTACCATGGACAGTCTCAGATCCGGGCCGTACGGTCAGATTTTCCGCCCGGATAACTTCGTGTTCGGGCAATCGGGTGCGGGTAATAATTGGGCCAAGGGGCATTACACCGAGGGAGCTGAGCTTATCGACTCCGTTCTCGACGTCGTGAGGAAGGAGGCTGAGAACTGTGACTGTTTGCAAG GCTTTCAGGTATGCCATTCGCTTGGGGGTGGGACCGGGTCCGGAATGGGGACCCTACTGATATCAAAGATAAGGGAGGAGTACCCGGACCGAATGATGCTCACCTTCTCCGTGTTCCCGTCTCCCAAAGTCTCTGACACCGTGGTGGAGCCCTACAACGCCACCCTCTCTGTTCACCAGCTCGTCGAGAACGCCGACGAGTGCATGGTCCTCGACAACGAGGCTCTCTACGATATCTGCTTCCGCACTCTCAAGCTCACCACCCCCAGCT TTGGCGATTTGAACCATCTCATTTCCGCTACCATGAGTGGTGTCACATGCTGCCTGCGTTTCCCTGGTCAGCTAAACTCAGACCTTCGGAAGTTGGCCGTGAACCTAATTCCTTTCCCACGGCTTCACTTCTTCATGGTTGGCTTTGCACCTCTCACTTCTCGTGGTTCCCAGCAATACCGGGCTCTCACTGTTCCTGAACTCACTCAGCAAATGTGGGATGCTAAGAATATGATGTGTGCTGCTGACCCTCGACATGGCCGGTACCTAACAGCATCGGCCATGTTCCGTGGCAAGATGAGCACAAAGGAAGTTGATGAGCAGATGATAAATGTGCAAAACAAGAACTCGTCCTACTTCGTAGAATGGATTCCCAATAATGTGAAGTCCACTGTCTGCGACATACCTCCCACTGGCCTGAAGATGGCTTCCACATTTATTGGTAACTCCACATCTATTCAGGAGATGTTTAGGAGGGTCAGTGAACAGTTCACAGCTATGTTCCGCAGAAAGGCATTCTTGCACTGGTACACTGGGGAGGGTATGGACGAGATGGAGTTCACAGAGGCCGAGAGCAACATGAATGACCTGGTTTCTGAGTACCAGCAGTATCAGGACGCAACTGCAGACCAGGAAGATGAATACGAGGAGGAGGAAGGATACGAGGAAGAGGCTTAA
- the LOC121237534 gene encoding probable LRR receptor-like serine/threonine-protein kinase At1g63430 isoform X2: MQELILHGNKLIGILPKELGMLKSLQVLDLGMNQLSGHIPPEIGRLTNVVKINLQSNGLTGKIPPELCNLRYLQELRLDKNKLQGTVPAAGNPDVSPYINGKYGASRNLTGFCRLKVANFSNNFFVGSIPKCLEDLPRSSFQGNCLQQKDSKQRPTIQCGGAPPAKSHPGANLKHPPAKGASKHQRASKPVWLLALEIATGTMVGSLFLVAILTALQKCNGKSSIIIPWKKSASGKDHMTVCIDSETLKDVVRYSRQDLEVACEDFSNIIGSSPDSLVYKGTMKGGPEIAVISFCIKEEHWTGYLELYFEREVADLARLNHENAGKLLGYCRESTPFTRMLVFEYASNGTLYEHLHYGEGCQFSWTRRMKIAIGIARGLKYLHTELEPPFTISELNSSAIYLTEDFSPKLVDFECWKTILARSEKNSAAIGNQGALCVLPNSLEARHLDVQGNVYAFGVLLLEIISGRPPYCKEKGFLVEWAKNYLELPEVMSHVVDPELKHFKNEDLKVICEVVNLCIHPDSSKQLSMKEVCTILESRIDSSVPVDFKTSSLAWAELALSS, encoded by the exons GATATTGCACGGGAACAAACTGATTGGGATATTGCCTAAAGAACTTGGCATGTTGAAATCCCTCCAGGTTTTAGATTTGGGGATGAATCAATTGTCTGGTCATATTCCTCCAGAGATTGGAAGATTGACTAACGTTGTAAAGat AAACCTTCAGTCAAATGGGTTGACCGGTAAGATACCTCCTGAGCTTTGCAATCTGAGATATCTCCAGGAACTTCGGTTGGACAAGAATAAGCTTCAAGGAACTGTTCCTGCTGCTGGAAATCCAGATGTTTCACCTTACATAAATGGGAA GTATGGTGCAAGCAGAAACTTAACAGGCTTTTGTCGCTTAAAAGTTGCAAATTTCTCAAACAACTTCTTTGTTGGGAGCATACCTAAGTGCTTGGAGGATCTTCCAAG GTCAAGTTTTCAAGGGAACTGCCTCCAACAAAAAGATTCAAAACAGCGTCCAACCATTCAATGTG GCGGTGCTCCACCTGCCAAAAGCCATCCTGGAGCAAACTTGAAGCATCCACCAGCTAAGGGTGCATCAAAGCATCAGAGGGCATCAAAACCTGTCTGGCTTTTAGCTCTAGAAATAGCAACAGGAACTATGGTGGGTTCTCTGTTTCTGGTTGCTATCCTTACTGCTCTTCAGAAGTGCAATGGTAAATCTTCCATCATAATCCCCTGGAAGAAATCAGCAAGTGGAAAAGACCATATGACTGTATGCATAG ATTCAGAAACTTTGAAAGATGTGGTGAGATACAGTAGGCAGGACCTTGAAGTAGCCTGTGAAGACTTCAGCAATATTATTGGCTCCTCACCAGACAGCTTGGTCTACAAAGGTACGATGAAAGGTGGACCTGAGATTGCAGTGATATCCTTCTGCATCAAAGAAGAGCATTGGACAGGCTATCTTGAGCTTTACTTTGAGAGAGAG GTGGCTGATTTGGCAAGATTAAATCACGAGAATGCAGGAAAACTTCTTGGTTATTGTAGAGAGAGCACTCCATTTACAAGGATGCTGGTTTTTGAGTATGCATCAAATGGAACACTGTATGAGCACCTACATT ATGGAGAAGGATGCCAATTTTCTTGGACTAGGCGTATGAAGATTGCTATTGGAATTGCACGTGGACTGAAGTATCTTCACACAGAACTTGAGCCACCATTTACCATATCAGAGTTGAATTCTAGTGCCATTTATCTTACAGAGGATTTTTCCCCCAAG CTGGTTGATTTTGAATGTTGGAAGACTATTCTTGCAAGGTCAGAAAAGAACTCAGCTGCTATTGGCAACCAAGGTGCTCTCTGTGTTCTTCCAAATTCCCTGGAGGCACGCCATCTGGATGTCCAAGGCAATGTGTATGCTTTCGGTGTACTTCTACTGGAAATTATAAGCGGGAGACCTCCATATTGTAAGGAGAAAGGCTTCTTAGTCGAATGG GCCAAGAACTACCTTGAACTACCGGAAGTCATGTCTCATGTGGTGGATCCAGAGTTGAAGCATTTCAAAAATGAAGACCTCAAAGTTATATGCGAGGTAGTAAATCTTTGCATCCACCCAGACTCCAGCAAGCAGCTATCCATGAAGGAAGTGTGTACCATATTAGAGAGCAGAATTGACTCATCAGTACCCGTCGACTTTAAGACTTCTTCTCTGGCCTGGGCCGAGCTGGCACTTTCATCGTAA
- the LOC121237553 gene encoding oxalate--CoA ligase-like, whose translation MENHPTLTGLLQKAASEFPTRRALSVSGKLDITHLRLQQLVDNAATLLRASGISPGDVVALIFPNTVEFVVMFLAVLRCRATAAPLNPAYTAEELEFYLSDSESKLLITTKEGIQSAQAAASKLKIPHVTATLPDPQSGISISTSGAVSISNDSVSELVNDPSDVALFLHTSGTTSRPKGVPLTQLNLASSVRNIKSVYKLTELDSTVLVLPLFHVHGLIAGLLSSLVSGAAVTLPAAGRFSASTFWSDMLAYGATWYTAVPTIHQIVLDRHHSKPEPFYPKLRFIRSCSASLAPTVLDRLEEAFGAPVLEAYAMTEAAHLMASNPLPENGVHKSGSVGKPVGQEMAILNENGLRQPEGVSGEVCIRGPNVTKGYKNNPEANKVAFTFGWFHTGDVGYLDSDGYLHLVGRIKELINRGGEKISPIEVDAVLLSHPEIAQGVAFGVPDDKYGEEINCAVIPIEDSKIDEAEVLQFCKKNLAAFKAPKKVFITDDLPKTATGKIQRRLVAEHFLAQISTAKVPKFGA comes from the exons ATGGAGAATCATCCCACCTTAACTGGCTTGTTACAGAAAGCCGCATCGGAATTCCCCACCCGGCGAGCTCTTTCGGTCTCCGGAAAACTCGATATCACCCACCTCCGATTACAACAGCTTGTCGATAACGCCGCCACTCTTCTGCGTGCCTCTGGTATCAGCCCCGGTGACGTCGTCGCCCTCATCTTTCCTAACACCGTCGAG TTTGTGGTGATGTTCTTGGCCGTACTTCGATGCCGAGCCACGGCTGCGCCATTGAACCCGGCTTACACGGCGGAAGAGCTCGAATTCTACCTCTCTGACTCAGAATCGAAGCTTCTCATCACAACGAAAGAAGGTATTCAATCGGCTCAAGCCGCGGCTTCCAAACTCAAAATCCCTCACGTGACCGCCACTCTGCCCGACCCCCAATCTGGAATCTCTATCTCCACTTCGGGTGCCGTTTCCATCTCCAACGACTCGGTCTCCGAACTCGTCAATGACCCTTCCGACGTGGCTCTATTCCTGCATACGTCCGGTACCACGAGCCGGCCAAAAGGAGTGCCTTTGACTCAGCTCAACCTGGCGTCCTCGGTTCGGAATATCAAATCGGTGTACAAACTCACTGAGTTGGACTCGACCGTGCTCGTCCTTCCGTTGTTCCATGTCCACGGGTTGATTGCCGGGTTATTGAGTTCGCTCGTTTCCGGAGCCGCCGTGACCCTCCCAGCAGCCGGCCGATTCTCTGCCTCGACGTTTTGGTCCGACATGCTCGCTTACGGAGCCACGTGGTATACCGCGGTCCCCACCATCCACCAAATCGTCCTAGACCGTCACCACAGCAAACCGGAGCCCTTTTACCCGAAGCTTCGCTTCATCCGCAGCTGCAGCGCGTCGCTGGCTCCAACCGTACTGGATCGGTTGGAGGAGGCATTCGGAGCACCGGTGCTGGAAGCCTACGCGATGACGGAGGCGGCTCATCTCATGGCGTCGAACCCGTTACCGGAGAACGGCGTTCACAAGTCCGGCTCGGTGGGCAAACCCGTGGGTCAGGAAATGGCGATTCTGAACGAGAACGGGCTCCGACAGCCGGAGGGTGTAAGCGGAGAGGTGTGTATACGGGGACCAAACGTGACCAAAGGTTATAAGAACAATCCGGAGGCCAACAAGGTAGCGTTTACATTCGGATGGTTTCATACCGGCGACGTCGGGTATTTGGACTCCGATGGATATCTGCATCTCGTGGGTAGGATCAAGGAGCTCATCAACCGCGGAGGGGAGAAGATATCCCCAATCGAAGTTGACGCAGTGCTTTTATCTCATCCGGAGATTGCTCAGGGTGTTGCGTTTGGAGTTCCTGATGATAAATATGGCGAAGAG ATAAATTGTGCCGTAATTCCCATAGAAGATAGCAAAATAGACGAAGCGGAGGTGCTGCAATTTTGCAAGAAGAATCTGGCAGCTTTCAAGGCCCCCAAGAAGGTTTTCATCACCGATGATCTCCCAAAAACTGCCACCGGAAAAATTCAGCGCCGGTTAGTAGCTGAGCATTTCCTCGCTCAAATCTCCACAGCCAAAGTTCCAAAGTTTGGAGCTTGA
- the LOC121237620 gene encoding glutathione S-transferase T1-like isoform X2, translating to MKLKVYADRMSQPSRAVIIFCKVNGIDFEEIKVDLSKRQHLSAEFKEINPMEKVPAIVDGRFKLFERYPADVSRRAKIHSVLDWHHSNLRQAAASFVFNTVLAPALGFPLNPQAASQAEKLLSSSLSKIESIWLKGNGRFLLGGFQPSIADLSLICEIMQLEVLDEKDHSRILGPHKKVQQWIEDTRNATRPHFDEVHTILYKAKSKLAVQRSVRANSETEPSIRKLPSKM from the exons atgaagctgAAAGTGTACGCGGATCGGATGTCCCAGCCGTCTCGGGCCGTTATTATCTTCTGCAA GGTTAATGGTATAGACTTCGAGGAAATCAAAGTGGATCTGTCCAAACGCCAGCACTTGTCTGCAGAGTTCAaag AAATAAACCCTATGGAGAAAGTTCCAGCTATTGTTGATGGAAGATTTAAATTGTTTGAGAG GTATCCGGCTGATGTTTCCAGGAGAGCGAAGATCCACTCAGTATTGGATTGGCATCACTCTAATCTACGGCAGGCCGCAG cctcgtttgtttttaatacCGTTCTGGCACCAGCACTTGGGTTTCCCCTGAATCCACAAGCGGCTTCTCAAGCCGAGAAACTTCTATCCTCATCTCTGTCAAAAATAGAGTCCATTTGGCTCAAGGGGAATGGACGCTTCTTGCTGGGTGGCTTTCAACCATCCATAGCGGATCTTAGCCTCATTTGTGAGATTATGCAACTAGAG GTTTTGGATGAGAAGGATCACAGCCGTATACTAGGCCCACACAAGAAAGTTCAGCAGTGGATTGAGGATACAAGAAATGCAACAAGACCTCACTTTGATGAAGTACATACCATCCTCTATAAAGCCAAGTCAAAACTCGCAGTGCAGCGCTCAGTGCGTGCAAACAGTGAGACAGAGCCTAGCATAAGAAAGTTGCCTTCAAAGATGTGA
- the LOC121237517 gene encoding probable copper-transporting ATPase HMA5, which translates to MSPKENKVEGWSSEAKAAVFSVIGMTCSPACAGSVEKAIMRLPGIREAAVDVLNNRAQVLYHPSFVNEQTIRETIENVGFQATLISNDKNIKRSTQVCKIHVNGMTCTSCSSTIESALQAIPGVQKAQVALATEEAEIHYSPKTVSCNKLLETIENTGFEAMLISTGEEISNIELKVDGLDTDHHTTRLIEKSLQAIPGVQEIIIYPELNKVSISYKPDMTGPRTFISVIESTGGGCFKASVYPKGGGKEARRQEEIKQYYRFFLWSLVFTIPVFLTSMVLMYIPGFRQVLDTKVINMLTVGMVVRWELSTPVQFIIGRRFYFGSYKALRHGSANMDVLIVLGTNAAYFYSVYSLLRAAYSKDFKGTDFFETSTMLISFILLGKYLEVLAKGKTSEAIAKLLELTPETTILLTLDGEGNDVSEQEIDGRLIQKNDAIKIIPGAKVASDGYVLRGESHVNESMITGESRPVAKRKGDTVIGGTVNENGVLQIKATRVGSDTALSQIVRLVESAQMAKAPIQKYADRISKYFVPLVIILSLSTWFAWFLAGKFHAYPKSWIPSSMSSFELALQFGISVMVIACPCALGLATPTAVMVGTGVGASQGVLIKGGQALESAHKANCIMFDKTGTLTVGKPVVVNTQLLKKMERQEFYVLIAATEVNSEHPLAKAIVEYAKNFVEDKENPAWPEARAFISITGHGVKASVQNREIIVGNKSLMFNQNVEIPLDAEDILAKAEGMAQTGILVAIDREVAGVLAISDPLKPGAREVISILKSMKIRSIMVTGDNWGTANSVAGEVGIETVIAEAKPEDKAKKVRDFQAEGYIVAMVGDGINDSPALAVANVGMAIGAGTDIAIEAADIVLMRNNLEDVITAIDLSRKTFTRILLNYIWALGYNILGIPIAAGFLFPFTGFRLPPWIAGAAMAASSVSVVCSSLLLKYYRRPRKLDNLEIHGITIE; encoded by the exons ATGTCGCCAAAAGAAAACAAGGTGGAGGGGTGGTCGTCCGAGGCAAAGGCCGCCGTGTTCTCAGTCATCGGCATGACATGCTCACCAGCATGTGCCGGCTCAGTCGAGAAGGCCATCATGCGGCTGCCGGGAATACGCGAGGCCGCGGTCGATGTTCTGAATAATAGAGCCCAAGTCCTTTACCACCCCAGTTTTGTCAAC GAGCAAACAATTCGTGAGACTATTGAAAATGTTGGATTTCAAGCAACATTGATCAGTAATGACAAGAATATTAAGAGATCCACTCAAGTATGCAAAATACACGTAAATGGAATGACTTGCACCTCCTGCTCCTCCACTATTGAATCGGCTCTGCAAGCAATTCCAGGCGTTCAAAAGGCCCAAGTGGCCTTGGCAACTGAAGAAGCAGAAATTCATTATAGTCCTAAGACTGTGAGCTGTAATAAACTATTGGAAACCATAGAAAACACTGGATTTGAAGCCATGCTCATTAGTACTGGGGAAGAAATAAGTAACATAGAGCTTAAAGTTGATGGTTTAGACACAGATCATCATACAACAAGACTGATTGAAAAGTCTCTTCAAGCAATCCCTGGGGTTCAAGAGATAATCATATACCCTGAACTTAACAAAGTTTCAATTTCTTACAAACCCGATATGACAGGACCTAGAACTTTCATCAGTGTCATTGAATCTACTGGTGGTGGATGTTTTAAAGCAAGCGTATACCCCAAAGGAGGAGGAAAAGAAGCTCGTAGACAGGAGGAGATTAAGCAGTATTATCGATTCTTTTTATGGAGTTTGGTTTTTACGATTCCTGTGTTTCTAACATCCATGGTTTTGATGTATATCCCTGGATTTAGGCAGGTACTAGATACTAAGGTAATCAACATGTTGACAGTTGGCATGGTTGTGAGGTGGGAGCTCTCTACACCAGTACAGTTCATTATAGGGCGGAGATTCTACTTTGGTTCCTATAAAGCTTTGCGCCATGGTTCTGCTAATATGGATGTTTTGATCGTTTTGGGAACAAATGCAGCCTACTTCTATTCTGTCTACTCATTGCTAAGGGCTGCTTATTCAAAAGATTTCAAGGGTACAGATTTCTTTGAGACTAGCACGATGCTTATCTCTTTTATTCTACTTGGGAAATATTTAGAGGTTTTGGCGAAGGGAAAGACATCAGAGGCCATTGCCAAGCTTTTGGAATTGACTCCTGAAACAACAATATTGTTAACTTTGGACGGTGAAGGAAATGACGTGAGCGAACAAGAAATTGATGGTCGGCTAATACAAAAGAATGATGCAATTAAAATTATCCCTGGTGCCAAAGTAGCCTCAGATGGTTATGTTCTGCGGGGGGAAAGCCACGTAAATGAGAGCATGATAACAGGAGAATCACGGCCAGTGGCAAAACGGAAGGGAGACACAGTGATTGGAGGAACTGTGAATGAGAATGGGGTGTTGCAAATTAAAGCAACACGAGTAGGATCAGATACTGCTCTTTCTCAGATTGTTCGACTTGTCGAGTCAGCACAGATGGCTAAAGCTCCTATCCAGAAGTATGCTGACCGCATTTCCAAATACTTTGTGCCTCTG GTCATTATACTTTCATTGTCAACTTGGTTTGCCTGGTTTTTGGCTGGGAAGTTCCATGCCTACCCAAAATCATGGATTCCATCTTCCATGAGTAGCTTTGAACTTGCACTTCAGTTTGGTATTTCTGTCATGGTCATTGCTTGCCCTTGTGCTCTAGGCCTAGCAACTCCAACTGCTGTTATGGTTGGCACTGGAGTTGGCGCATCTCAAGGTGTACTCATTAAAGGCGGCCAAGCTTTGGAAAGTGCTCATAAG GCGAACTGCATCATGTTTGACAAGACGGGGACTCTCACAGTAGGGAAACCTGTGGTCGTTAACACACAactcttgaaaaaaatggagCGTCAAGAATTCTATGTACTAATTGCTGCAACAGAG GTGAACAGTGAACACCCATTAGCAAAGGCCATAGTGGAGTATGCCAAGAACTTCGTAGAAGATAAAGAGAATCCCGCCTGGCCAGAAGCACGAGCCTTTATCTCAATTACTGGCCATGGAGTGAAAGCCAGTGTTCAAAACAGGGAAATAATTGTGGGAAACAAAAGCTTGATGTTCAACCAGAACGTTGAAATTCCATTGGATGCTGAAGATATACTTGCAAAAGCTGAAGGGATGGCTCAAACTGGGATTCTAGTAGCTATAGATAGGGAGGTGGCTGGAGTTCTAGCCATATCTGATCCTCTTAAACCAGGTGCTCGAGAAGTCATTTCCATTCTCAAGTCTATGAAGATTAGGAGCATAATGGTGACAGGTGATAATTGGGGCACTGCCAATTCCGTTGCCGGTGAAGTCGGAATTGAAACTGTCATTGCAGAAGCCAAACCAGAAGACAAAGCAAAGAAAGTGAGGGATTTTCAG GCTGAAGGTTACATTGTGGCAATGGTGGGAGATGGCATAAACGACTCACCAGCACTTGCAGTAGCAAATGTCGGAATGGCTATTGGCGCTGGCACAGACATTGCCATTGAGGCAGCGGACATTGTTCTAATGAGGAACAACTTGGAGGATGTTATAACTGCCATTGATCTTTCCAGGAAAACCTTCACGCGTATACTTCTAAACTACATCTGGGCTTTGGGATATAACATTCTTGGCATCCCTATTGCTGCaggttttctttttccatttacTGGATTTCGTTTGCCACCATGGATTGCTGGAGCAGCAATGGCAGCCTCATCTGTCAGTGTTGTTTGCAGTTCCCTCTTGTTGAAGTATTACAGGAGACCCCGGAAGCTGGACAACCTGGAGATACATGGGATAACGATCGAGTAa